The following DNA comes from Kitasatospora sp. NBC_01287.
GCTGTGTCGGCGGCGGTGGTGGCCGTGTCGGCGGCCGTGTCGGGCGCCGCGCCGGTGGCCGTCCGGTGAGGCCGCGGTCCGACCGGGCGCCAGGGTGCGAGTGCGGCCTCGAAGGCGCGCAACCGCAGCCAGGTCGCGGGATCGGGCTCCTCGGCCAGCTCGGCCCACCGGTTCCAGGCGGAGCCCAGCGCCCGCCGGGTGGCGCGCTCGGCGCTGCGGCGGTGGCCGGCCGTGAGCAGGAAGGTCTGCTGGAGCAGCTCGTCGTATGAACGTTCGTATAACGCTTGGTAACCTGCCACGGGAGAGGGTGACTCCGTCGCGGCCGAAGCTTCTTGACGCATGATCAGATGATCAGGGACACGGCGACGGCTCGCTCCTGCACGGGGCAGGACGAGTGACGGCGGCACCATGAGGCACATGACGCACCACCTGATGGGCCGTCCGCTCCCGCGCGGGTACGGCTCGCTCGCGTCCGGGCCGGTCCTCGCCGGTGCCGCCGCCGCGCTGCTCGGGCTCGCCGCGGTCGGCGCCCCGGTACTGGTCCTCTGGGTGCTGACGGCCGCACCGCAGGACAGCGCCGCCGACGCCGCCCGGCTGGTAGGCGCGCTCTGGCTGCTGGGCCACGGCGGGCCGCTGACCCGGGGCGGCGGGATCCCGCTCGCGCTCACCCCGCTGCTGCTCACGCTGCTCGCCGTGCTGCTGCTGCGGCGCACCGCCGCCCGGGTCGCGGCCAGGGCCGGCACCCCGGCGCGCTCCGTGCCCGCCGCGCTCTGTGCCGGGTACCTGGCGGTGGCGCTACCGGTGGCGCTCGCCTGCGCCGGGGCGGGCGCGCTGCGCGCCAGGCCGCTGCCCGACCTGCTGGCGGTCCTCGCCGTGGCCTACCCGTCCGCGCTGCTGGGCGCGCGCTCCGCCCCGGCCTGGTGGTCGGCGCTACGGACCAGGGCGGGGAGCTGGATCGCGCCGCGCTCGCGCGCCTGGCCGCCGCGGTGGCTGCCGGCCGGGCTCGCCCCGTCCGCCCTGTCCGCTTCGCTCGACCCGCTCGACCCGCTCGACCCGCTCGACCCGCTCGACCGGCCCGGCCGGTCCGCGCCGCCGGGGGCCGCCGCCGCGGCGATCTGCCGGGCCGCGGCCGCCGCGCTGCTGACCCTGCTGGCAGGCGGCGCGCTGCTGCTCGGCGCGGTGCTGGCGCTGCGCACCGGCAGCACCGCGCCGACGCTGCGCGCACTGGTCGGCGGCAGCGTGCCGGGCGCCCTCGGCCTGCTGCTCTGCTGCCTGCTGCTGGTGCCCAACGCGGTGCTCTGGAGCGCCGGTTACGCGCTCGGCCCGGGGTTCCTGCTGGGCGCGGGCGCGGTGGTGACGCCCGGCCGGCTGACGGCAGGCCCCAGTCTCGACTTCCCGCTGCTGGCACTGGCCCCGACCACTGCCTCGGGCTGGCAGCGGCTGGTGCTGGCGGTTCCGCTGCTGGCGGGCCTGGCCGCAGCCGGGCTGCTCGCCCGGTTCGCGGCGGCGCCTGCTGATGAGCGGCCCGGGGCCGGGGCGGTCGGGACCGCGCCGGCCGGGGCCGGGGAGCCTCGGGCCGACCGGCCGCGCCTGCGGACGGTCGGCACGGCGCTCGCCGCCGGCGCCAGCGCACTGCTGGTCGGTGCGGCGGTGGCGGTCGGTGCCCGGTTGGCCGGGGGAGCGGTCGGCGCCGGGCGGATGGCCGAGCTGGGGCCCTCGGCGCTCTGCGGGCCGGTGGCGGCGGCCTGGGTCGCGGCGGTCGCGGTACCCGGGGCACCGGCGCTGCGCTGGTGGCTGCTCCGCCGGACCCGGGCATCCCGTGGCGACACCGGTGCGGCGGCCGGCAGTGGGCTCGACGGGGCGGGTGGTTAGCCAGGAGGACGGTCGGGCGGCGGCCGGGGACCGTGCGCGCGGCGCGGTGTGGCGCCCGGTCGGACCGCCCCGGACCACGGGACGTCCGAGGTGGCGGGGCGGCGGGATTGAGGGATCAGGGCCCCGCTGTTGTTAAGATGCGGCGCCGGCACCTGACGGGGTGGGGCAGCGGTGTGTACATCATGTGTCGCCGGTGGAGAGGGCCCGGCCCGTCGGGCGCACCGAGGGCACCGTCGGCCGTTGAACGATCTCCTCAGGGTGGGAACGGGATCTGATGGCTCCTTCGCCGGGCAGCCGGACCGAGTTGTCCGTGGTCATACCGATGTACAACGAGGAGGAAGTCCTCCCGGCGCTGGTCGCGCGGCTCCGCCCGGCCTTGGCCGCGACCGGCGTCCCCTACGAGGTCGTCGCGGTGAACGACGGCAGCACCGACCGTACCTCGGCCCTGCTGCACGAGCTGCTCGCGGACTGGCGCGAGCTGCGGGTGGTCGAGCTGCGCCGCAACTCGGGTCACCAGGCCGCACTGACGGCGGGTCTGCACAGCGCCGTCGGCGCGTACGTGGCGAGCATCGACGCGGACCTGCAGGACCCGCCGGAGAAGATCGCCGAGATGCTCGAACTCGCCGAGCGCGACAAGCTCGACATCGTCTACGGCGTGCGCGCGGACCGCAGCACCGACACCGGCTTCAAGCGCCGCACCGCGGGCCTCTACTACTGGCTGATCCGTCGGATGGTCGGCGAGCGGGTGCCCTCCCAGGCGGGCGACTTCCGGCTGCTGAGCCGCGAGGCGGTCGAGGCGCTCAAGGCCCTGCCGGACCAGCAGCAGGTCTACCGCCTGCTGGTGCCGTGGCTGGGCTTCCCCAGCGGCCAGGTCGCCTACCACCGCGACGAGCGGGTGGCGGGCCGGACCAAGTACCCGCTGAGCAAGATGATCCGGCTCGCGGTGGACAGCATCACCAATTTCTCCGCGGCCCCGCTGCGGATCGCGACCTGGCTGGGGGTGGCGAGCTTCTTCGGCTGCTTCGCGATGGTGGCCGCGACCCTGACGATCTACGTGACGGGCCACACGGTGCCCGGGTGGACCTCGCTCTTCGTCGCGATGCTCTTCCTCGGCGGCATCCAGTTGATCTGCGTGGGTCTGCTGGGTGAGTACATCGGGCGGATATACACCGCGGTGCAGCGTCGTCCCACCTACTTCATCGGCTACGACTCGTCCCAGGAGAGCCGACCGACGGCGGACGCGGCGCCCGAGTAGCTCTGCCACGAGGGCGCCCCGCCGCCTCGCGACGCCCCGCACCGGACGCCGCGGTCCGATCCGACGCGGGATCGGACCGCGGCTCTCAGTTCTGCGGGTCGGAGTAGCTGACCAGCCAGTGCGGGGCCAGGTCGGCGCAGCTCTGCTCGCCCGCCGAGGTCAGCGCGTCGTTCACGCAGGTGAAGTACGGACGGTAGGCGACGTCGAGCGCGAAGGAGCCGAGCACCAGGGCCAGCGCCACCCCGCCGGTGAGCAGGCCGCCCAGCGCGGCCGGCAGCTGCGGGCGGCTCCGCTGGGTGTACGGCCAGCCGGTCGGGGCGCCGGGCTGCTGGTCGGCGGCCTGCTCGGGGCCCCGCTCCGCGCCGGGCGCGGCGTCCCGACCGCCGGAGCGCAGCGCGCCGACCCCCCAGTACATGGCGAGGACGCTGAACAGCAGGGCGAG
Coding sequences within:
- a CDS encoding DUF6350 family protein — its product is MTHHLMGRPLPRGYGSLASGPVLAGAAAALLGLAAVGAPVLVLWVLTAAPQDSAADAARLVGALWLLGHGGPLTRGGGIPLALTPLLLTLLAVLLLRRTAARVAARAGTPARSVPAALCAGYLAVALPVALACAGAGALRARPLPDLLAVLAVAYPSALLGARSAPAWWSALRTRAGSWIAPRSRAWPPRWLPAGLAPSALSASLDPLDPLDPLDPLDRPGRSAPPGAAAAAICRAAAAALLTLLAGGALLLGAVLALRTGSTAPTLRALVGGSVPGALGLLLCCLLLVPNAVLWSAGYALGPGFLLGAGAVVTPGRLTAGPSLDFPLLALAPTTASGWQRLVLAVPLLAGLAAAGLLARFAAAPADERPGAGAVGTAPAGAGEPRADRPRLRTVGTALAAGASALLVGAAVAVGARLAGGAVGAGRMAELGPSALCGPVAAAWVAAVAVPGAPALRWWLLRRTRASRGDTGAAAGSGLDGAGG
- a CDS encoding glycosyltransferase family 2 protein, with the translated sequence MAPSPGSRTELSVVIPMYNEEEVLPALVARLRPALAATGVPYEVVAVNDGSTDRTSALLHELLADWRELRVVELRRNSGHQAALTAGLHSAVGAYVASIDADLQDPPEKIAEMLELAERDKLDIVYGVRADRSTDTGFKRRTAGLYYWLIRRMVGERVPSQAGDFRLLSREAVEALKALPDQQQVYRLLVPWLGFPSGQVAYHRDERVAGRTKYPLSKMIRLAVDSITNFSAAPLRIATWLGVASFFGCFAMVAATLTIYVTGHTVPGWTSLFVAMLFLGGIQLICVGLLGEYIGRIYTAVQRRPTYFIGYDSSQESRPTADAAPE